A portion of the Oxynema aestuarii AP17 genome contains these proteins:
- a CDS encoding helix-turn-helix transcriptional regulator, with translation MAKKPSIHAYSDRTAFERLMVLMATLVRYPGVGECKIKESEKHRNALDAVRAKVLELGSEFQWPPDYPAPATLRKDLETLRDYKILDRRMYRWGYYLGTGAMTLEELQVALHALASQAQYQANPIARRVYQQVSKRLRGLDVEAQGKLFYPVRSHLNRTIVETDPEHLRGSRRDTLFAQLDRLETAILDGQAVELSRSLDLYGRDRYGSTRIWPLQLIYHDIAWYLVYEYVETGQLAVSRLNRFRNYCRFLNQQRPLTIQEQRLEAAHGLLENGWGLYLGELDEQQAELNGTLEPISVKVRFFPPVVNFILEGERRHPHQHIKLGPKDRQGEHQYVDYSLPLPERSLEEFLLWVNRYTDRAKILAPESLAQRHLQSAINLLARYSSTRDRE, from the coding sequence ATGGCCAAAAAACCCAGTATTCATGCTTATTCGGATCGCACGGCTTTCGAGCGATTGATGGTGTTGATGGCCACCCTAGTGCGTTATCCAGGGGTGGGGGAATGCAAAATCAAGGAATCGGAGAAACATCGCAATGCTCTCGATGCTGTGCGAGCGAAAGTCTTGGAGTTGGGGAGTGAGTTTCAATGGCCGCCGGATTATCCAGCTCCGGCAACGTTACGCAAAGATTTAGAAACCTTACGCGATTACAAGATCCTCGATCGCCGCATGTATCGTTGGGGTTACTATCTCGGCACGGGCGCCATGACCTTAGAAGAATTGCAAGTGGCATTGCATGCTTTAGCCTCTCAAGCCCAGTATCAAGCCAATCCGATCGCCCGTCGCGTTTACCAACAAGTCAGCAAAAGATTGCGCGGTTTAGATGTAGAAGCTCAAGGGAAATTGTTCTATCCCGTGCGCTCCCATCTCAATCGCACGATAGTCGAAACCGACCCGGAACATCTGCGCGGTTCCAGACGAGATACCCTTTTCGCTCAACTCGACCGACTCGAAACCGCCATCCTCGACGGTCAAGCTGTCGAATTATCGCGCTCCCTCGATCTTTACGGTCGCGATCGGTATGGTTCTACCCGCATCTGGCCGTTACAATTGATTTATCACGATATTGCTTGGTATCTGGTTTACGAATATGTCGAAACCGGACAACTCGCCGTCAGTCGGTTGAATCGCTTCCGTAACTATTGCCGATTCCTCAACCAGCAACGTCCTCTCACTATACAAGAACAACGTTTAGAGGCGGCTCATGGGTTACTCGAAAACGGATGGGGTTTGTATTTAGGCGAACTCGACGAACAACAAGCCGAACTCAATGGCACCTTAGAACCGATCTCGGTGAAAGTGCGCTTTTTCCCTCCGGTCGTCAATTTCATTCTCGAAGGCGAGCGTCGCCATCCTCATCAACACATCAAACTCGGCCCCAAAGATCGACAAGGCGAGCATCAATATGTCGATTATTCTCTTCCCTTACCCGAACGTTCCTTAGAAGAGTTCTTGCTTTGGGTTAACCGTTATACCGACCGTGCCAAAATTCTCGCTCCCGAATCTTTGGCTCAACGACACCTACAATCCGCCATCAATTTACTCGCTCGTTACTCCTCTACCCGCGATCGCGAGTGA
- a CDS encoding Cas10/Cmr2 second palm domain-containing protein — MTEYTAITFAPVQGFIEKSRKLRDLYGASIVLSYLSSKLVESALSQGLEVISPGLPNLQKGMPNRILIKGKFERNDVEKVLLDEWKKVLVICREWIEENLGFPKDNYSWSQTEEQKGKQKGEWERWESYTWEIFWGHGNSVDRAMEDLETRKLKRGWTGINWMGESSSLTGTDAIAWHQLGRTLEKGEDPGRSLTPEEKDALELFYRRLSWLLDNPDYRVGKPHLSLQQLRDYEESKPEEIGKYIAPNERLSIPELVKRLVTYDAIADEIDMVKLKPTKNDPEFKDINRNAGYWTAWFMGDGDKVGDKLQILATRNPDNLEEGDRNLKTFTDLMRNWGKEFEKQSDSFTAGEMRVIYAGGDDFLGVLYSKESKNQENALKIKPSDAFEWLRKLPIYWEQLQKDIDDRLKLQFTFSVGFVWAGHQVPQRDILQHCREAEKRAKSLGRDRVTIRVVFNSGQYVQWTCPWDYLDILTKYRDRNQKTGAEANWNHIYSDWAQLKARHAIRLQTTENNPIVKDIALSLFDLYFDNAADRFRKQRKWVYLTGKIDDETIVKWLDDLIEIGWQLCRSSSI; from the coding sequence ATGACTGAATATACTGCCATTACATTTGCTCCAGTACAAGGGTTTATTGAAAAGTCACGGAAATTACGAGATTTATATGGAGCTTCGATCGTCCTGTCTTATTTAAGCTCTAAGCTCGTAGAATCAGCATTATCTCAGGGATTGGAAGTTATTTCACCGGGATTGCCGAATTTGCAAAAAGGGATGCCTAATCGGATCCTCATTAAAGGAAAATTCGAGCGTAATGATGTTGAAAAAGTTTTGTTGGATGAATGGAAAAAAGTTTTAGTTATTTGTCGAGAATGGATAGAAGAGAATTTGGGTTTTCCCAAAGATAATTATTCTTGGTCGCAAACCGAAGAGCAAAAAGGGAAGCAAAAAGGAGAATGGGAGCGCTGGGAAAGTTATACCTGGGAAATTTTCTGGGGACATGGTAACTCTGTCGATCGCGCAATGGAAGACTTAGAAACTCGGAAGTTAAAACGAGGTTGGACGGGGATTAATTGGATGGGCGAAAGTTCGAGTTTAACCGGAACGGATGCGATCGCATGGCATCAGCTAGGAAGAACATTAGAGAAAGGTGAAGATCCGGGGCGATCGCTCACCCCCGAAGAAAAAGACGCCCTCGAACTATTCTACCGACGTTTATCCTGGTTACTGGATAATCCAGACTATCGAGTAGGGAAACCTCATTTATCTTTACAACAACTCAGAGACTATGAAGAGTCAAAGCCAGAAGAGATTGGTAAATATATTGCACCTAACGAACGTTTAAGTATTCCCGAATTAGTTAAACGCTTAGTTACTTACGATGCTATTGCCGATGAAATCGACATGGTCAAACTTAAACCAACTAAAAACGATCCAGAGTTCAAAGATATTAATCGTAATGCTGGATATTGGACAGCTTGGTTTATGGGGGATGGGGATAAAGTAGGAGACAAATTACAAATCCTTGCCACTCGTAACCCTGACAATTTAGAAGAGGGCGATCGTAATTTAAAAACCTTTACCGACCTTATGAGAAACTGGGGTAAAGAATTTGAAAAGCAGTCCGATTCATTTACAGCCGGAGAAATGCGCGTTATTTACGCAGGTGGCGATGATTTTTTAGGAGTTTTATATAGTAAAGAAAGCAAGAACCAGGAAAACGCATTGAAAATCAAACCGAGCGATGCTTTTGAATGGTTACGGAAGCTACCAATTTATTGGGAACAGTTACAAAAAGATATTGACGATCGATTAAAACTTCAGTTTACCTTTAGTGTGGGTTTTGTATGGGCTGGGCATCAAGTTCCCCAACGAGATATTTTACAACATTGTCGGGAAGCCGAGAAACGGGCAAAGAGTTTAGGGCGCGATCGCGTGACGATTCGTGTGGTATTTAATAGTGGTCAATATGTGCAATGGACTTGTCCTTGGGATTATTTAGATATTTTAACCAAATATCGCGATCGCAATCAAAAAACAGGAGCAGAAGCCAATTGGAATCACATTTACAGCGATTGGGCGCAATTAAAAGCTCGTCATGCAATTCGCTTGCAAACAACTGAAAACAATCCGATCGTTAAAGATATTGCCTTATCTTTATTTGATTTATATTTTGATAATGCAGCAGATCGGTTTCGTAAACAGCGAAAGTGGGTTTATTTGACTGGAAAGATCGACGATGAAACAATAGTTAAGTGGTTGGATGACCTGATTGAAATAGGATGGCAACTATGTCGAAGTTCGAGTATTTAA
- a CDS encoding ATP-binding protein, whose protein sequence is MGEYVTYRKARSSLLETARQNLTESAIRKGESIEASIQALQANLLTASETAVLKSGSPQESQAFVERLAEQLPTKVQCVQLRDLNNDRIIASSCGDRPLGSIETSWWSHSPDASSNPISKVRVTTFLPEEDPPNTGTDLISGEPVNEGQLRLRLYAPVYASDRYLYAPDTPGTPDYALTIESRLGQRASDRRFEPGSLTGYTVVIDQNGTILEHANDPDRVGRNIKQEKDAKRLESIVRNAISGRQDFLHLFGLDKAGVELICGYTAITSPLSHGGGEQKWIILAVTPLDSALAGLKQIQQVLFTLILGLLAANLLATLYLTRDLALPIEKLQDYALNIQCRSTSDRVPHNLRIREFNRLAEALDVMVDRLKAWAEELESAWKEAKAANQLKNEFLATISHELRTPLNAIIGCIRLVRDDCCDDRDEEIEFLQRADDAAIHLLNIINDILDISKIEAGTLSVLIEPVDVNKIIQEVIDIQEEPIQQKGLKLTVTESTEPLTIEADPAKLKQVLINLIGNAIKFTDTGTISISTRKETAQTHNGDDLADGSKSSRVVISIQDTGIGIAPDQQQKLFQPFVMVDGTKTRKHGGTGLGLAISRNLIELMGGAIALSSPGIGQGTTVEISLPLLDIWSEGEDRPQDGLDSPELRTMSGVRPEES, encoded by the coding sequence TTGGGAGAATACGTTACCTATCGCAAGGCCCGTTCTAGCTTGCTCGAAACGGCCCGCCAAAATTTGACCGAAAGCGCGATTCGGAAGGGAGAAAGCATCGAAGCTTCGATTCAAGCCCTACAAGCCAACTTGCTGACGGCGAGCGAAACTGCCGTCCTCAAATCCGGTTCGCCTCAAGAATCGCAAGCTTTTGTCGAGCGATTGGCCGAGCAGTTGCCGACGAAAGTTCAGTGCGTTCAATTGCGCGATTTGAATAACGATCGCATCATTGCCAGCAGTTGCGGCGATCGCCCTCTCGGCAGTATCGAGACAAGTTGGTGGTCGCACTCTCCCGACGCTTCGAGCAATCCGATTTCTAAAGTACGGGTGACGACTTTTTTGCCGGAAGAAGACCCCCCCAATACGGGGACGGATCTAATATCCGGCGAACCTGTCAACGAAGGACAGTTGCGCTTGCGCCTGTACGCTCCGGTGTACGCGAGCGATCGCTATTTGTACGCCCCGGATACCCCGGGAACCCCCGATTACGCTTTGACGATCGAATCGCGCCTGGGACAGCGCGCCAGCGATCGCCGCTTCGAACCCGGTTCCCTGACGGGCTACACCGTCGTCATCGACCAAAACGGCACCATTCTCGAACATGCCAACGACCCCGATCGCGTCGGACGCAACATCAAACAAGAAAAAGACGCCAAACGCCTCGAAAGCATCGTCCGCAATGCCATTTCCGGACGGCAGGACTTCCTTCACCTGTTCGGCTTGGACAAAGCGGGAGTCGAACTCATTTGCGGCTATACCGCCATCACTAGCCCCTTGAGTCACGGCGGTGGCGAGCAGAAATGGATCATTTTGGCAGTGACGCCCCTCGACAGCGCCCTCGCGGGACTCAAGCAAATTCAACAAGTCTTATTTACCCTCATTCTGGGCCTGTTGGCGGCTAATTTACTGGCGACTTTGTACCTGACGCGGGATTTAGCCCTGCCGATCGAAAAATTACAAGATTATGCCTTAAATATCCAATGCCGTTCGACGAGCGATCGCGTCCCCCACAATCTGCGGATTCGCGAGTTCAATCGCTTGGCGGAAGCCCTCGACGTGATGGTCGATCGCCTCAAAGCCTGGGCCGAAGAACTAGAAAGCGCCTGGAAGGAAGCAAAGGCGGCCAATCAACTAAAAAATGAATTTTTGGCGACCATTTCCCACGAGTTGAGAACTCCCCTCAATGCAATTATCGGTTGCATTCGCCTGGTACGGGACGACTGCTGCGACGATCGCGATGAGGAAATCGAATTTCTGCAACGGGCCGACGATGCGGCGATTCACCTGTTAAATATCATTAACGATATTCTCGATATTTCTAAAATTGAGGCCGGAACCCTTTCAGTTCTGATCGAACCTGTCGATGTTAATAAAATCATTCAGGAAGTCATCGACATTCAAGAAGAACCGATTCAACAAAAAGGTCTCAAACTGACGGTGACCGAATCGACCGAACCCCTGACGATCGAAGCCGATCCGGCCAAACTCAAACAAGTGCTGATCAATTTGATCGGTAATGCGATTAAATTTACCGACACGGGGACGATCTCGATCTCCACGCGCAAGGAAACGGCGCAGACCCACAACGGTGACGATCTCGCCGACGGGTCGAAATCTTCACGGGTGGTTATCAGTATCCAGGATACGGGGATCGGAATTGCCCCGGACCAACAGCAAAAGCTGTTCCAACCTTTCGTGATGGTGGACGGGACTAAAACTCGCAAACATGGCGGAACGGGTCTGGGATTGGCTATCTCTCGCAATTTGATCGAGTTGATGGGCGGCGCGATCGCCCTGTCGAGCCCGGGAATCGGTCAAGGAACGACCGTTGAAATTAGTCTGCCCCTGCTCGATATCTGGTCTGAGGGAGAAGATCGCCCCCAAGACGGTCTCGATTCCCCGGAGTTGAGAACGATGTCCGGGGTCAGACCGGAGGAGAGTTAG
- the rnc gene encoding ribonuclease III: MTLNHPQRQRELEKLIQKLGLSPQDPIDWQLLDLALIHPSFSSEMNYDRLEFVGDAVLRMAAAEYLDERYPDSKVGELASIRSLLVSDRMLAKIADNYGLERYLLLSPGAAGDRNGRQSRLADALEATLGALYLSTHSLDLVRPWLDEHFKELAEQIRCDPALQNYKDALQELTQSRYQMLPEYRVRETSTVHADPQRFQAEVWFQGTRRGYGQGRTKKAAEQAAARMAFVEMQQAQALPS, translated from the coding sequence ATGACTCTAAATCATCCCCAACGCCAAAGGGAACTGGAAAAACTCATCCAAAAATTGGGGCTTTCCCCTCAAGATCCGATCGACTGGCAGTTGTTAGATCTCGCCTTAATTCATCCGAGTTTTTCGTCGGAAATGAATTACGATCGCCTGGAGTTTGTCGGGGATGCAGTGTTGCGGATGGCGGCGGCGGAATATCTCGACGAACGCTATCCCGATTCCAAAGTGGGCGAATTGGCTTCGATTCGATCGCTGTTGGTGAGCGATCGCATGTTAGCGAAAATTGCGGACAACTACGGATTAGAGCGCTATTTACTGCTCTCTCCGGGGGCGGCGGGCGATCGCAACGGACGACAATCGCGCTTAGCCGATGCCCTGGAAGCAACCTTAGGGGCACTCTATTTAAGCACCCATTCTTTAGACCTCGTTCGCCCGTGGTTAGACGAACACTTCAAAGAATTAGCCGAACAAATTCGTTGCGATCCGGCCTTGCAAAATTATAAAGATGCCTTGCAAGAATTGACCCAAAGCCGCTATCAAATGCTGCCGGAATATCGCGTCCGCGAAACGAGTACAGTTCACGCCGATCCCCAACGGTTTCAGGCTGAAGTGTGGTTTCAAGGAACCCGTCGCGGTTACGGACAGGGACGGACGAAAAAGGCGGCAGAACAGGCGGCGGCGCGGATGGCGTTCGTGGAAATGCAACAGGCGCAAGCGCTTCCGTCTTAG
- the corA gene encoding magnesium/cobalt transporter CorA, giving the protein MSDKNIPFTNYLPDIVAPEEEEESYVDYFYDEPGSAPGTLNIEEDATPSTIVLIDYTESKATRKVLPTPDACHPYLESQSVSWVDVQGLGSEAVLQRLGDVFKLHPLLLEDIVNVPQRPKVEDYESQLVIIAWMVMLNEEKEDPDDEAFISEQVSFVLSQNYLLTVQEEPKHDSFDRVRDRIRFNKGTIRKYKADYLAYALIDAIIDGFFPVLEEYGEQIENLENEVVANPTPKTLGKIYKIRRDLLALRRAIWPQRTAINNLIRDGSDLITPEVRIYLRDCYDHAIQVLDMVETYRELAAGLMDVYLSSVSNRMNEVMKLLTVISTIFIPLTFVVGVYGMNFNPERSPWNMPELNWYWGYPMVWLVMIAIALSLIFLFWRRGWFENFSSVDED; this is encoded by the coding sequence ATGTCAGACAAAAATATACCTTTTACGAATTACTTGCCCGATATTGTCGCCCCGGAAGAGGAGGAAGAGTCTTATGTAGACTACTTCTACGACGAACCGGGAAGTGCGCCAGGAACGCTCAATATTGAAGAAGATGCAACCCCTTCAACGATTGTCCTGATTGACTACACCGAAAGCAAAGCAACGCGGAAAGTTCTACCCACTCCTGACGCCTGTCATCCCTATTTAGAGAGTCAGTCCGTCTCGTGGGTAGATGTTCAAGGTCTGGGAAGTGAAGCAGTTTTACAACGGTTGGGAGATGTTTTTAAGTTACATCCTTTGCTGTTAGAAGATATTGTTAATGTTCCCCAACGTCCGAAAGTTGAAGATTACGAATCTCAACTTGTTATTATTGCTTGGATGGTGATGCTTAACGAAGAAAAAGAAGATCCGGATGACGAAGCATTTATTAGCGAGCAAGTTAGTTTTGTTTTGAGTCAAAACTATCTATTAACCGTACAAGAAGAACCGAAACACGATAGTTTTGACCGGGTACGCGATCGCATTCGCTTTAATAAAGGAACGATTCGCAAATACAAAGCAGATTATCTCGCTTATGCCCTCATCGATGCCATTATCGATGGTTTTTTTCCCGTTCTCGAAGAGTATGGAGAACAAATCGAAAATTTGGAGAATGAAGTTGTTGCCAATCCTACGCCGAAAACATTAGGAAAGATCTATAAAATTCGTCGAGATTTACTCGCTTTGCGGCGCGCAATTTGGCCGCAACGAACGGCTATTAATAATTTAATTCGGGATGGTAGTGATTTAATTACTCCGGAAGTCAGGATTTATTTACGGGACTGTTACGACCACGCTATTCAAGTTTTGGATATGGTCGAAACTTATCGGGAATTAGCCGCCGGATTGATGGATGTTTATCTATCTTCCGTTAGCAATCGGATGAATGAAGTGATGAAATTGCTAACGGTTATTTCTACAATTTTTATTCCTTTAACTTTTGTGGTTGGAGTTTATGGAATGAATTTCAATCCCGAACGATCGCCCTGGAATATGCCGGAATTAAATTGGTATTGGGGTTATCCAATGGTTTGGTTGGTGATGATCGCGATCGCCTTGTCTCTAATTTTCTTGTTTTGGCGTCGGGGATGGTTTGAAAATTTTTCTTCTGTAGATGAAGATTAA
- a CDS encoding Gfo/Idh/MocA family protein, whose product MSDRSISIAILGAGRWGVHLIRNFVRHPRTRVVAVVDPHPERLAEVRSRLDEDSSVLLATDWQQVEKLRVLDAVAIATPASTHYELILSALKRNCHVLAEKPLTLDPRQCVELADLARQRDRRLFVDHTYLFHPAVSAGKEAIARVGSLRYGYATRTHLGPVRGDVDALWDLAIHDLVIFNTWLGQTPVSARATGQIWLQPQMTEADAVARSLYPQGLADLVWATVTYGSGFQGCIHLCWSNPDKQRRLAVVGDRGTLIFDEMAREAPLTFKRGRLERRGDRWSPDDEGTEIIPVGTDEPLAQVCDRFVRWIDDPAAIATSDGAFAAKLVEILNALTLSLQEGGREVSIS is encoded by the coding sequence ATGTCCGATCGATCGATTTCCATCGCGATTTTAGGTGCGGGGCGCTGGGGAGTTCACCTGATCCGCAATTTTGTCCGTCATCCGCGCACGCGAGTGGTGGCGGTGGTGGATCCGCATCCGGAACGACTGGCTGAGGTGCGATCGCGCTTGGATGAGGACAGTTCCGTGTTGCTGGCGACAGATTGGCAACAAGTTGAAAAGTTGAGGGTTCTCGATGCCGTCGCGATCGCCACTCCCGCCTCGACCCACTACGAGTTAATCCTGAGCGCCTTAAAGCGCAACTGCCACGTATTGGCAGAAAAACCCCTCACCCTCGATCCGCGCCAGTGCGTCGAACTCGCCGATTTAGCCCGCCAGCGCGATCGCCGCCTGTTCGTAGACCATACTTACCTGTTTCATCCCGCCGTTAGCGCCGGAAAAGAGGCGATCGCCCGGGTCGGGTCCCTCCGTTACGGCTATGCGACCCGAACCCACCTCGGTCCGGTCCGGGGCGATGTCGATGCCTTGTGGGATTTAGCCATTCACGATCTGGTCATTTTCAATACCTGGCTCGGTCAAACCCCGGTCAGCGCCCGCGCTACGGGTCAAATTTGGCTACAGCCCCAGATGACCGAAGCCGATGCCGTTGCCAGGAGTTTGTACCCCCAAGGACTCGCCGATTTAGTCTGGGCGACGGTGACCTATGGGAGTGGCTTTCAAGGGTGCATTCACCTGTGCTGGTCGAATCCGGACAAACAGAGACGATTGGCAGTCGTCGGCGATCGCGGGACCTTAATTTTCGACGAAATGGCCCGAGAAGCTCCCCTAACCTTCAAGCGGGGCAGATTGGAGCGTCGGGGCGATCGCTGGAGTCCCGACGACGAAGGCACGGAAATCATTCCCGTAGGGACTGACGAACCCCTCGCGCAAGTGTGCGATCGCTTTGTCCGATGGATCGACGATCCCGCAGCGATCGCCACCTCCGACGGTGCCTTTGCTGCGAAATTAGTTGAAATTCTCAATGCCTTAACCCTTTCCCTGCAAGAAGGCGGGCGCGAGGTCTCGATTTCCTAG
- a CDS encoding DUF6464 family protein, which produces MLETLAVFILGIAPPLFSLWVMRKAQVRARENLIRAREIPVVRIPGRTPFTGDRRYLEGIGEVTGDPTCQFNARSAYIRCAVNPSGPCRDCPHYQSRNSEAKSKF; this is translated from the coding sequence ATGTTAGAAACTCTTGCCGTTTTTATCTTGGGGATCGCCCCACCTCTGTTTTCGTTGTGGGTCATGCGAAAGGCGCAAGTTAGAGCGCGTGAAAATTTAATCCGGGCTAGAGAAATTCCCGTGGTTAGAATTCCGGGGAGAACGCCTTTTACAGGCGATCGCCGTTATCTCGAAGGAATTGGAGAAGTGACCGGAGATCCGACCTGTCAATTTAACGCGCGTTCGGCTTACATTCGTTGTGCGGTCAATCCAAGTGGTCCGTGTCGGGACTGTCCTCATTACCAATCGCGAAACTCGGAAGCGAAAAGTAAATTTTAA
- a CDS encoding DUF58 domain-containing protein, with protein sequence MLKKLRIRISESLETRWVTPAYAGWLLGSLSLFFFAAATNTMAGWLYVMSGVSFALLGLAAVLPPRSLKSLVVTRSPIEPISAGDWLNIELIVENPTSKPKTLLQVRDLIPFVLGEPQQGVIEEIPAGGTYPWTYSHLAPRRGIYRWHEIHLRTATPLGLFWCRRSRQVPAQAIVYPTVLPLNTCPLVDRLGRDDSFLVESDRRAAMANEGTTRTLRPYRFGDPTRLVHWRSSARYGELRVRELEVTTGGQELIIALDTASAWELENFEQAAIAAASLYFYASRAQLNVQLWTADTGLVKGNRVVLEALAGASPHESVNHGDPPDLPLIWLTQNPDRCDRLPEGSRWIGWSPDPDNPIAFKSPYSGLSIQGDRPLQMQLQAAIS encoded by the coding sequence ATGTTAAAAAAACTGAGAATTCGCATTTCTGAATCGTTAGAAACTCGCTGGGTGACTCCGGCTTACGCTGGATGGCTTCTAGGGTCGCTTTCTCTGTTTTTCTTTGCCGCAGCCACCAATACAATGGCGGGGTGGTTGTACGTCATGAGCGGGGTGAGTTTTGCTTTATTGGGTTTGGCAGCCGTTTTACCGCCGCGTTCCCTAAAATCCCTCGTGGTGACGCGATCGCCGATCGAACCGATTAGCGCCGGAGATTGGCTCAATATCGAATTAATCGTTGAAAATCCGACCTCCAAACCGAAAACCCTGCTCCAAGTTCGCGATTTGATTCCCTTTGTTTTAGGCGAACCCCAACAGGGAGTTATCGAAGAAATCCCCGCCGGGGGAACCTATCCCTGGACCTATTCCCATCTCGCCCCCCGTCGCGGCATTTATCGCTGGCATGAAATCCACTTGCGGACGGCCACCCCATTAGGCTTATTCTGGTGCCGACGATCGCGCCAGGTGCCCGCCCAGGCGATCGTCTATCCCACAGTCCTCCCCCTGAACACCTGCCCCTTGGTCGATCGCCTCGGACGGGATGACAGTTTCCTGGTAGAGAGCGATCGCCGCGCCGCCATGGCGAACGAAGGCACCACCCGCACCCTGCGCCCCTACCGCTTCGGCGACCCCACCCGCCTCGTCCACTGGCGCAGCAGCGCCCGTTACGGCGAATTGCGGGTGCGCGAGTTGGAAGTGACCACCGGAGGTCAGGAACTGATTATCGCCCTCGATACGGCCAGTGCGTGGGAACTTGAGAACTTCGAGCAAGCGGCGATCGCCGCCGCCTCCTTATACTTCTACGCCAGTCGCGCCCAACTCAACGTCCAACTGTGGACCGCCGATACCGGATTGGTCAAAGGTAACCGGGTCGTCCTCGAAGCCCTCGCCGGGGCTAGCCCCCACGAATCGGTCAACCACGGCGACCCCCCCGATTTACCCTTAATTTGGCTCACCCAAAACCCCGACCGTTGCGATCGCCTCCCGGAAGGGTCGCGCTGGATCGGCTGGTCCCCAGACCCGGACAACCCGATCGCCTTTAAATCCCCCTATTCCGGATTATCCATTCAAGGCGATCGCCCCTTGCAAATGCAATTACAAGCCGCCATCTCCTGA
- a CDS encoding type IV pilus twitching motility protein PilT has protein sequence MDNNNSSANVQSRVPPRVPLPQPPPTRPPGGRPISGMPKTPTSKPAELGQGSHSTLVKQMVKHAYAHKASDIHIRVGEIPRFRIRGQMHPAEGQVKVTLDMFELYLREILTPRQREEFAKNKELDTAIFYPGLVRCRVNCFETLTGGAIVLRLISLHVPSIEELGLPPVLKKIISLSQGLVLVTGPTGSGKSTTLAAMIRHLNENAYKHIISIEDPIEYVHASERCLVSQREVGLHTHDFHSSLRSALREDPDVVLIGEMRDRTTINTALQAAQTGHLVLGTLHTRNAINAVNRLLNLFPPEDHQSMRIQIVESLAAVVAQLLVPTTEGGRTAIHDVLINTPAIQDYLFKGEDDEAFYLMRTDTHEGMQVMNNDLYQKVMTGRIALEEAEKVSPDPSELDRLMRTGGFDASKSVRDFSKSSR, from the coding sequence ATGGATAACAATAATAGTTCTGCCAACGTTCAATCTCGGGTGCCACCTCGCGTCCCCCTACCGCAACCGCCGCCGACGCGACCGCCGGGAGGCCGACCGATTAGCGGAATGCCAAAAACTCCAACGTCCAAACCTGCAGAACTCGGGCAAGGCAGCCATTCGACTTTAGTAAAGCAAATGGTCAAGCACGCCTACGCCCACAAAGCCTCGGACATCCACATTCGGGTGGGGGAAATTCCTCGTTTCCGCATTCGAGGCCAAATGCATCCGGCAGAAGGCCAGGTTAAAGTGACCCTGGATATGTTCGAGTTATATTTGCGCGAAATTCTGACCCCCAGACAACGAGAAGAATTTGCCAAAAATAAGGAACTGGATACGGCCATTTTTTACCCCGGTTTAGTACGCTGTCGGGTTAACTGTTTTGAGACCCTCACCGGAGGGGCGATCGTCCTGCGTTTAATTAGCTTGCACGTTCCCTCGATTGAGGAGTTGGGCTTACCTCCTGTTTTGAAAAAAATTATTTCGCTTTCCCAAGGGTTGGTGTTGGTCACCGGACCGACGGGTTCGGGGAAATCGACCACCTTGGCGGCGATGATTCGCCATTTGAATGAAAACGCTTACAAGCACATTATCAGTATTGAAGATCCGATCGAATACGTTCACGCCTCAGAAAGATGTTTGGTCAGTCAGCGTGAAGTCGGTTTGCATACCCACGATTTCCACAGCAGTTTGCGTTCCGCCTTGCGGGAAGACCCGGATGTTGTCTTGATTGGGGAAATGCGCGATCGCACTACGATCAATACGGCCCTGCAAGCGGCACAAACGGGTCACCTCGTCCTCGGAACCCTGCACACTCGCAATGCCATCAACGCGGTCAACCGCCTGTTAAACCTCTTTCCGCCGGAAGATCACCAGTCGATGCGGATTCAAATCGTCGAATCTCTCGCCGCCGTCGTCGCCCAACTGCTGGTTCCGACTACAGAGGGCGGACGGACTGCCATTCACGATGTTTTAATCAACACTCCGGCAATACAGGATTATTTATTTAAGGGAGAAGATGACGAAGCATTCTATTTAATGCGAACGGACACCCACGAAGGAATGCAGGTGATGAACAACGACCTGTATCAAAAGGTGATGACGGGTCGGATTGCTTTGGAAGAAGCGGAGAAAGTGTCTCCAGATCCGAGCGAATTAGACCGCTTGATGCGAACGGGCGGTTTCGATGCGTCCAAATCTGTTCGGGATTTTTCCAAGTCCTCTCGCTAA